A region from the Benincasa hispida cultivar B227 chromosome 12, ASM972705v1, whole genome shotgun sequence genome encodes:
- the LOC120092711 gene encoding heavy metal-associated isoprenylated plant protein 24 yields the protein MGVEGTWEYFSNLINKHRKKKKQMQTVSLKVRMDCEGCGRKMKQIMSRVKGAKKVDVDVKQMKVTVTGYIEPKKVLKAAQATKKKVEMWPYVPVSLEPYPYISASYDKKAPPNMVRSVPNTATITETLVNENYVRMFSDDNPYACSIM from the exons ATGGGAGTTGAAGGCACTTGGGAATACTTCTCCAATTTGATTAACAAAcacaggaagaagaagaaacagatGCAAACAGTGTCCTTAAAGGTTCGTATGGACTGCGAGGGTTGCGGTCGCAAGATGAAGCAAATCATGTCTCGTGTAAAAG GGGCGAAGAAAGTGGATGTGGATGTGAAGCAAATGAAGGTGACAGTGACAGGATACATAGAGCCAAAGAAGGTGCTGAAGGCAGCACAAGCAACGAAGAAGAAGGTGGAGATGTGGCCTTATGTTCCAGTTTCATTGGAGCCATATCCATATATATCAGCCTCGTACGACAAGAAAGCTCCTCCAAACATGGTTAGAAGTGTTCCCAACACAGCCACCATTACAGAGACTCTTGTCAATGAAAACTATGTTCGAATGTTCAGTGATGACAATCCCTACGCTTGTTCTATCATGTAA